The proteins below come from a single Deinococcus sp. Leaf326 genomic window:
- a CDS encoding PolC-type DNA polymerase III, translated as MNVVVFDLETTGLSPERDAVVEIGAVRVVDGRIAEEEKYETLVRPTGAGGERLLIPWRAQQVHGISNEMVERAPTLAEVLPEFLNFVGDSAVVAHNIGFDAGFMRVGAARHGLLWKPAAELCTVQLSRRAFPRERAHNLTVLAERLGLEFAPGGRHRSFGDVQVTAQAYLRLVEMLGQEQAAGGQTPAARRGPARRG; from the coding sequence GTGAATGTCGTGGTGTTCGACCTGGAGACGACCGGCCTCTCGCCCGAGCGCGACGCGGTGGTCGAGATCGGCGCGGTGCGGGTCGTGGACGGCCGGATCGCCGAGGAAGAGAAGTACGAGACGCTGGTGCGCCCCACCGGCGCGGGGGGCGAGCGGCTGCTCATTCCCTGGCGCGCGCAGCAGGTCCACGGCATCAGCAACGAGATGGTCGAGCGCGCTCCCACGCTGGCCGAGGTACTGCCCGAGTTCCTCAATTTCGTGGGCGACTCGGCGGTGGTGGCGCACAACATCGGCTTTGATGCGGGGTTCATGCGTGTGGGCGCCGCCCGCCACGGCCTGCTGTGGAAACCGGCCGCCGAGCTGTGCACTGTGCAGCTCTCGCGCCGCGCCTTTCCGCGCGAACGTGCCCACAACCTGACCGTGCTGGCCGAGCGTCTGGGCCTGGAATTCGCGCCGGGAGGCCGCCACCGCAGTTTTGGAGACGTGCAGGTGACGGCGCAGGCCTATCTGCGCCTCGTGGAGATGCTCGGTCAGGAGCAGGCGGCCGGCGGACAGACCCCCGCCGCGCGGCGGGGGCCGGCCAGACGGGGCTAG
- a CDS encoding DUF4258 domain-containing protein, whose protein sequence is MQTGHDLLTLRAQLSRAEKAARRAPTPPPAPSAARPTPLKPQREVELDGVATDDFSLSRAHARLRDAVYDARYHICDHATQHARAEGFLEHDIMTVLLSGRVRAVYPEDRRWLVCGYFEACGVRLPLHVVAQHYVGGHVDIVTAFVPKHPHHIISRARLAVMLRYDDERVRVRTAAPGNRPGYRSKGRWKKSA, encoded by the coding sequence GTGCAGACCGGCCACGACCTGTTGACCCTCCGGGCTCAGCTGTCCCGCGCCGAGAAGGCGGCCCGGCGCGCGCCCACCCCGCCGCCCGCCCCCAGCGCGGCGCGCCCCACACCCCTCAAGCCGCAGCGCGAGGTCGAGCTCGACGGCGTCGCCACCGACGATTTCAGCCTGTCGCGGGCCCACGCGCGGCTGCGCGACGCCGTGTACGACGCCCGCTACCACATCTGCGACCACGCCACGCAGCACGCCCGCGCCGAGGGCTTCCTGGAGCACGACATCATGACCGTGCTGCTCTCGGGCCGGGTGCGCGCCGTCTATCCCGAAGACCGGCGCTGGCTCGTGTGCGGCTATTTCGAGGCCTGCGGGGTGCGGCTGCCGCTCCACGTGGTCGCGCAGCACTATGTGGGCGGCCACGTGGACATCGTGACGGCCTTCGTGCCCAAGCACCCACACCACATCATCAGCCGCGCCCGGCTGGCCGTGATGCTGCGCTACGACGACGAACGGGTCCGGGTGCGTACGGCCGCGCCCGGCAACCGCCCCGGTTACCGCAGCAAGGGCCGCTGGAAAAAGAGCGCCTAG
- a CDS encoding 26S protease regulatory subunit, translating into MTDSVIGALRAALDASPDDAGLREHLARLLLDAGRGPEALALLRAGLAADPTQQRVLALAVRAADLAGDAAAATAYQTVLNALYLSEQRPPEQQAPAAAGSPPAGGRPAPEYWAGERHGMDFPPPHDEADRPHLTPFDTRWQALGGGVTLRDVVGMTDLKERLERSLLGPLRQPELAQAYGKRAGGGLLLYGPPGCGKTFLARAVAGELGAAFLEVTVADVLDMWLGNAERNVRALFASARRRAPCVVFFDEVDALGRGRQLTRHSSHSVTQTLLRELDGLGGREGVFVMAATNAPWDVDSALKRPGRLGATLLVPPPDLAAREAMFGEFMRGRPTRDLDSAWLARQTADYSGADIRHLCDDAAERALAQAMKRGTVQPVGMAEFRAALRDTRPSTREWLMQARNHVLHANEGGTYDELAELLRGKRLL; encoded by the coding sequence ATGACAGACTCGGTCATCGGGGCGTTGCGTGCGGCGCTGGACGCCAGCCCAGACGACGCCGGACTGCGCGAACACCTCGCGCGGCTGCTGCTCGACGCCGGCCGGGGGCCCGAGGCGCTGGCGCTGCTGCGCGCCGGATTGGCCGCCGATCCCACGCAGCAGCGCGTGCTGGCGCTGGCCGTCCGGGCCGCCGACCTCGCGGGCGACGCGGCGGCGGCCACGGCCTACCAGACGGTGCTCAACGCCCTGTACCTCAGTGAGCAGCGCCCCCCCGAGCAGCAGGCGCCGGCGGCGGCAGGCAGCCCTCCTGCCGGCGGCCGGCCCGCGCCCGAATATTGGGCCGGCGAGCGGCACGGCATGGATTTCCCCCCGCCCCACGACGAGGCCGACCGGCCGCACCTGACGCCCTTCGACACGCGCTGGCAGGCGCTGGGGGGCGGGGTCACGCTGCGCGACGTGGTGGGCATGACAGACCTGAAAGAGCGGTTGGAACGCTCGCTGCTGGGGCCGCTGCGGCAGCCTGAACTGGCCCAGGCGTATGGCAAACGCGCCGGTGGGGGCCTGCTGCTCTACGGCCCGCCCGGCTGCGGCAAGACGTTTCTGGCCCGCGCGGTGGCGGGCGAGCTGGGCGCGGCCTTTCTGGAGGTCACGGTGGCCGACGTGCTGGACATGTGGCTGGGCAACGCCGAGCGCAACGTGCGCGCCCTGTTCGCCTCGGCGCGGCGGCGCGCGCCCTGCGTGGTGTTTTTCGACGAGGTGGACGCCCTAGGGCGGGGGCGGCAGCTCACGCGGCACAGCTCGCACTCGGTCACGCAGACCCTGCTGCGTGAACTCGACGGGCTGGGAGGCCGCGAGGGCGTCTTCGTCATGGCCGCCACCAATGCTCCCTGGGACGTGGACAGTGCCCTCAAGCGGCCCGGCCGTCTGGGGGCCACGCTGCTCGTGCCACCGCCCGACCTCGCGGCGCGCGAGGCCATGTTCGGCGAGTTCATGCGGGGCCGCCCAACCAGGGACCTGGACAGCGCGTGGCTGGCCCGCCAGACCGCCGACTACAGCGGCGCGGACATCCGCCACCTGTGCGACGACGCGGCCGAGCGGGCGCTGGCCCAGGCCATGAAACGCGGCACGGTCCAGCCAGTCGGTATGGCCGAGTTCAGGGCGGCGCTCCGGGACACCCGCCCCTCGACCCGCGAGTGGCTGATGCAGGCACGTAACCACGTCCTCCACGCCAACGAGGGGGGAACCTACGACGAGCTGGCCGAGCTGCTGCGCGGGAAGCGGCTGCTGTGA
- the uvrB gene encoding excinuclease ABC subunit UvrB produces the protein MLSVKSEFTPSGDQPTAIRSLVDGLDSGLRFQTLLGATGTGKTYSMAKVIEETGRPALIMAPNKILTAQLASEFREFFPDAAVEFFVSYYDYYQPEAYVPGKDLFIEKDAAVNQEIERLRHSTTRSLLTRRDTIVVASVSCIYGLGDPKEYTALNAVIKKGGVMPRDELLGRLVNMQYERNDIELMPGRFRAKGEMVEVWPAYDEQPLRIELWGDDVERISVVHPLTGERLADLDATVVYPAKHYVSSAGNIERAIVGIQQELDERLEYFHSVGKLVEAQRIKERTLYDLEMLKVLGYCSGIENYSRHIDGRVVGATPYTMLDYFPDDFVTFIDESHVTVPQIGGMANGDRARKQTLVDFGFRLPSAMDNRPLNFQEFTDKTGQTVFVSATPGAFEREVSDSVADQIIRPTGLIDPPVTVRPIQGQIEDLLGRVRVKAAAGERTLVTTLTKRMSEDLTEYLLEKGVKARYMHSDIDTVERQVIIRDLRLGHYDVLVGINLLREGLDLPEVSLVAILDADKPGFLRSERALVQTIGRAARNVNGEVILYGDTVTPAMHSAMEETARRREKQEAYNLEHGITPQSIRKGVRDVIRGEEVAAEISSENVGNDVDSLTRQLTDLELDMWQASEDLDFEKAASLRDQIRAIEAKLQGKEFKQATVPGQKARKRGRR, from the coding sequence ATGTTAAGCGTCAAGTCCGAATTCACGCCGTCGGGCGACCAGCCGACCGCGATCCGCTCGCTCGTGGACGGTCTGGACTCGGGCCTGCGCTTCCAGACACTGCTGGGGGCGACCGGCACCGGCAAGACCTACTCGATGGCGAAGGTCATCGAGGAGACTGGCCGCCCCGCCCTGATCATGGCCCCGAACAAGATCCTCACGGCGCAGCTCGCCTCTGAGTTCCGCGAGTTCTTTCCCGACGCGGCCGTCGAGTTCTTCGTCAGCTACTACGACTATTACCAGCCCGAGGCCTATGTACCGGGCAAGGACCTGTTCATCGAGAAGGACGCGGCGGTGAACCAGGAGATCGAGCGGCTGCGGCACTCGACGACCCGCAGCCTGCTGACACGCCGGGACACCATCGTGGTGGCGTCGGTGAGCTGCATCTACGGCCTGGGCGACCCGAAGGAGTACACGGCACTGAACGCCGTCATCAAGAAGGGCGGCGTGATGCCCCGCGACGAACTGCTGGGGCGGCTGGTGAACATGCAGTACGAGCGCAACGACATCGAGCTGATGCCGGGACGCTTCCGGGCCAAGGGCGAGATGGTCGAGGTGTGGCCCGCCTACGACGAGCAGCCCCTGCGTATCGAGCTGTGGGGCGACGACGTCGAGCGCATCAGCGTGGTGCACCCGCTGACGGGCGAGCGCCTGGCCGACCTCGACGCGACGGTGGTCTACCCCGCCAAGCACTACGTGAGCAGCGCGGGCAACATCGAGCGGGCCATCGTGGGCATTCAGCAGGAACTCGACGAACGCCTCGAATACTTCCACTCGGTGGGCAAGCTCGTCGAGGCGCAGCGCATCAAGGAGCGGACCCTCTACGATCTGGAGATGCTCAAGGTGCTGGGGTACTGCTCGGGGATCGAGAACTACTCGCGGCACATCGACGGCCGCGTGGTCGGCGCCACGCCGTACACCATGCTCGACTACTTTCCCGACGACTTCGTGACGTTCATCGACGAGTCGCACGTGACGGTGCCGCAGATCGGCGGGATGGCGAACGGCGACCGGGCGCGCAAGCAGACCCTGGTGGACTTCGGCTTCCGGCTGCCCTCGGCGATGGACAACCGCCCCCTGAACTTCCAGGAATTTACGGACAAGACGGGCCAGACGGTGTTCGTCTCGGCCACGCCCGGCGCCTTCGAGCGCGAGGTGAGCGATTCGGTGGCCGACCAGATCATCCGCCCGACGGGCCTCATCGACCCGCCCGTGACGGTGCGGCCCATCCAGGGCCAGATTGAGGACCTGCTGGGGCGCGTGCGCGTGAAGGCAGCGGCGGGCGAGCGGACCCTGGTCACGACCCTGACCAAGCGCATGAGCGAGGACCTCACCGAATACCTGCTGGAAAAAGGGGTCAAGGCGCGGTACATGCACTCGGACATCGACACGGTGGAGCGTCAGGTCATCATCCGCGACCTGCGGCTCGGGCACTACGACGTGCTCGTGGGCATCAACCTGCTGCGTGAGGGCCTGGACCTGCCCGAAGTGTCACTGGTCGCCATTCTGGACGCCGACAAGCCGGGCTTCCTGCGCAGCGAGCGGGCGCTCGTGCAGACCATCGGGCGCGCGGCGCGCAACGTCAACGGCGAGGTCATCCTGTACGGCGACACGGTCACGCCCGCGATGCACTCGGCGATGGAGGAAACGGCCCGGCGCCGCGAGAAGCAGGAAGCCTACAACCTGGAACACGGCATCACGCCCCAGAGCATTCGCAAGGGCGTGCGCGACGTGATCCGGGGCGAGGAGGTGGCCGCCGAGATCAGCAGCGAGAACGTGGGCAACGACGTGGACAGCCTGACGCGTCAGCTCACCGATCTAGAACTCGACATGTGGCAGGCCAGTGAAGACCTCGACTTCGAGAAGGCCGCCTCGCTGCGAGACCAGATCCGCGCCATCGAAGCCAAGTTGCAGGGGAAGGAGTTCAAGCAGGCCACCGTGCCAGGCCAGAAGGCCAGGAAGCGCGGGCGGCGCTGA
- a CDS encoding sodium:proton antiporter, translating to MSLPALVALLFTLTALLSALNARFLRLPPTIGVLLGGLMLAAVVAALGALGVAQAAGVRGLLLAVPFDRLVMEGLLSFLLFASAVQTDVGALLRERGIIAGLAVVTTLVTMLTLGGGLYLVTGWLGQPLTLAQALLFGAIVAPTDPVAVMPLLERAGVPERLRALVAGESLFNDGVGVAAFTVLSAAAVGGAAGTDGPLDVGRIGALLAREMLGGIVLGALLGVLTAQLTRLARDQATAVLLSLALVTGGYALGELLGVSAPVTVAAGGVTLILLLRIGRARRKEAGRLSLQEARDTARIRSFWEVLDQVLNAVLFVLLALEALVVNLRPELLGVGVIVAVLSVAARGLGVWLPLTLYQTQAQRAGPHKRQVLSARRLNLQPFAPYTRRLMTWAGLRGGVALALAFSLPAGELRDRLLFLTYVVVLFSLLGQGLTVPLLARRAVAADPGPGPSA from the coding sequence ATGAGTCTGCCTGCCCTGGTCGCCCTGCTGTTCACGCTGACGGCGCTGCTCAGCGCGCTCAATGCCCGCTTTCTGCGGCTGCCGCCGACCATCGGGGTGCTGCTGGGCGGGCTGATGCTGGCGGCGGTCGTGGCGGCGCTTGGGGCCCTGGGCGTGGCGCAGGCAGCCGGGGTACGCGGGCTGCTGCTGGCCGTGCCCTTTGACCGCCTGGTCATGGAGGGCCTGCTCAGTTTCCTGCTGTTCGCCAGCGCCGTGCAGACGGACGTTGGGGCGCTGCTGCGCGAGCGGGGCATTATCGCCGGGCTGGCGGTCGTGACTACCCTGGTCACCATGCTGACCCTGGGCGGCGGGTTGTACCTCGTGACCGGCTGGCTGGGGCAGCCGCTGACGCTGGCGCAGGCCCTGCTGTTCGGGGCCATCGTCGCGCCGACCGACCCGGTGGCGGTCATGCCGCTGCTCGAGCGCGCCGGAGTGCCCGAGCGGCTGCGCGCCCTGGTCGCCGGCGAGAGCCTGTTCAATGACGGCGTGGGGGTGGCGGCGTTCACGGTGCTCTCGGCAGCGGCGGTCGGCGGGGCGGCGGGCACAGACGGCCCGCTGGACGTGGGCCGCATCGGCGCCCTGCTGGCGCGCGAGATGCTCGGCGGCATCGTCCTGGGGGCGCTGCTGGGCGTCCTCACGGCGCAGCTCACCCGGCTGGCACGCGATCAGGCGACCGCCGTGCTGCTCTCGCTGGCGCTCGTCACGGGCGGCTACGCGCTGGGCGAACTGCTGGGCGTGTCGGCCCCGGTGACGGTGGCGGCGGGCGGCGTCACCCTGATCCTGCTCCTCCGGATCGGCCGGGCGCGGCGCAAGGAGGCCGGGCGCCTGTCGTTGCAGGAGGCGCGGGACACGGCGCGCATCCGCAGCTTCTGGGAGGTGCTCGATCAGGTGCTCAACGCCGTGCTGTTCGTGCTGCTGGCCCTGGAGGCACTCGTGGTTAACCTGCGGCCCGAGCTGCTGGGGGTCGGCGTGATCGTGGCCGTGCTCAGTGTCGCGGCGCGCGGCCTCGGGGTGTGGCTTCCCCTGACCCTGTACCAGACCCAGGCGCAGCGGGCAGGACCGCACAAACGCCAGGTGCTGAGCGCCCGGCGCCTGAACCTGCAACCCTTCGCGCCCTATACCCGCCGCCTGATGACCTGGGCCGGCCTGCGCGGCGGCGTGGCGCTTGCCCTGGCCTTCAGCCTGCCGGCCGGCGAACTGCGCGACCGCCTGCTGTTCCTGACCTACGTGGTTGTGCTGTTCAGCCTGCTGGGCCAGGGCCTGACCGTGCCGCTGCTGGCCCGCCGGGCTGTGGCCGCCGACCCCGGCCCCGGACCTTCAGCATGA
- the rocF gene encoding arginase, whose product MDISILGIPMDLGAGRRGVDMGPSALRNAHLAARLRDLGHVVSDLGDVDVALPETLDKHAHSGLAFLDPILAACRATVDRLAALPASTFPVTLGGDHSVSMGTVTGGALRGGTGQGARTGLIWVDAHTDYNTPGSSPSGNVHGMPVAHLTGLGDARLAALGGGWRVHPEDVVMIGIRSVDVHERELLREAGIKAYTMKDVDQLGITRIHEETMERLAHTERLHVSFDADALDPAVCPGVGTPVPGGLTYREGHLLMELLSESGRVTGLDIVEVNPVLDTRNQTAEIMVGMAASLLGQRIL is encoded by the coding sequence ATGGACATCTCTATTCTGGGCATTCCGATGGACCTGGGGGCCGGACGACGCGGCGTGGACATGGGACCCTCTGCGCTGAGAAACGCGCACCTCGCCGCGCGGCTGCGCGACCTCGGACACGTGGTCAGCGACCTGGGCGACGTGGACGTGGCCCTGCCCGAGACGCTGGACAAGCACGCCCACAGCGGGCTGGCCTTTCTGGACCCCATCCTGGCGGCCTGCCGCGCCACCGTGGACCGCCTCGCCGCGCTGCCGGCCAGCACCTTTCCGGTCACGCTGGGGGGCGACCACAGCGTCAGCATGGGCACCGTGACCGGCGGCGCGCTGCGTGGGGGCACCGGCCAGGGCGCACGTACGGGGCTGATCTGGGTGGACGCCCACACCGACTACAACACGCCGGGCAGCAGCCCCAGCGGCAATGTCCACGGGATGCCGGTTGCTCACCTGACCGGTCTGGGTGACGCGCGCCTCGCCGCACTGGGAGGCGGCTGGCGCGTGCACCCCGAGGACGTGGTCATGATCGGTATCCGCAGCGTGGACGTCCACGAGCGCGAGCTGCTGCGGGAAGCCGGGATCAAGGCCTACACCATGAAGGACGTGGACCAGCTCGGCATCACCCGCATCCACGAGGAGACGATGGAGCGGCTGGCCCACACCGAGCGCCTGCACGTCTCCTTCGACGCAGACGCCCTGGACCCCGCCGTGTGCCCCGGCGTGGGCACGCCCGTTCCCGGCGGGCTGACCTACCGCGAGGGTCACCTCCTGATGGAGCTGCTCTCGGAGTCGGGCCGCGTGACCGGCCTGGACATCGTGGAGGTCAACCCAGTGCTCGACACCCGCAACCAGACTGCCGAGATCATGGTGGGCATGGCTGCCAGCCTGCTGGGCCAGCGGATTTTGTAG
- a CDS encoding GNAT family N-acetyltransferase, whose amino-acid sequence MIRPMQAHDAPDVLALLNWMDDAPEREVFAPDARALNEFQLECEDSLCFVQEGEDGVLAYCALSPFRGGLVLEGPLADPGGALALGALTARAVQSADGLPVYAFCARDNVPVRAALEAAGLTPMHTTDFYGAPVSGLARAARTPEGHLLGTELPFEVYRWLYRASEDTWAGRLDWTPEQYDAHCARPDVRLLVLWRGEQAVAFAEMELCPEEGRADLTHIAVHPAERGQGLGRALLHLSAAELTLFPEVRTLRARAHDHMRAARALYARAGMTHCRSIVTYLLEGEEEA is encoded by the coding sequence ATGATTCGCCCGATGCAGGCCCATGACGCTCCCGACGTGCTGGCGCTCCTGAACTGGATGGACGACGCCCCCGAGCGTGAAGTGTTCGCGCCCGATGCCCGCGCGCTGAACGAATTTCAGCTCGAATGCGAGGACAGCCTGTGCTTCGTGCAGGAGGGCGAGGACGGCGTGCTGGCCTACTGCGCGCTCTCGCCCTTCCGGGGCGGCCTCGTTCTCGAAGGCCCGCTGGCCGATCCGGGCGGCGCACTGGCCCTCGGGGCACTCACGGCCCGCGCGGTGCAGAGCGCCGACGGCCTGCCGGTCTATGCCTTCTGCGCCCGCGACAACGTTCCGGTGCGCGCCGCGCTGGAGGCCGCCGGCCTGACGCCGATGCACACCACCGACTTCTACGGAGCGCCGGTCTCGGGGCTGGCCCGCGCGGCGCGCACGCCGGAGGGTCACCTGCTGGGGACCGAGTTGCCCTTCGAGGTGTACCGCTGGCTGTACCGGGCGTCCGAGGACACCTGGGCCGGCCGCCTGGACTGGACTCCCGAGCAGTACGACGCCCACTGCGCGCGGCCGGACGTGCGCCTGCTGGTGCTGTGGCGCGGCGAGCAGGCGGTCGCCTTCGCCGAGATGGAACTGTGCCCCGAAGAAGGCCGCGCCGACCTGACGCACATCGCCGTGCATCCCGCCGAGCGTGGTCAGGGGCTGGGCCGCGCCCTGCTGCACCTCAGCGCCGCCGAGCTGACCCTCTTTCCCGAGGTCCGCACCCTGCGCGCCCGCGCCCACGACCACATGCGCGCGGCCCGCGCCCTGTACGCCCGCGCGGGCATGACCCACTGCCGCAGCATCGTCACCTATCTGCTGGAGGGCGAGGAGGAGGCCTGA
- the era gene encoding GTPase Era codes for MTDLFPTPGETQTHSGFVAIVGKPNVGKSTLLNAFLGTKVAPTSPRPQTTRRGVRGIYTTEDRQLVFVDTPGVHKPKDALGKYMNNEVHSALADVDAVVWVVDLRHPPTDEDRLVAHQVRDLPKPLFLVGNKTDAAKYPDEAMKLYAALLEGRTADLSEMSLSAQNSTGSVAALREQILELLPENPFFYPQGGASDQSREMWAAEIIREEAMKKLRDELPYAVATRVNTWTERQDGLQRIEGEIVVEKNAHKGMVIGAGGKQLREIGQAARKQLEVFLNRKVYLGLEVIVIPGWREDEEALRELGYE; via the coding sequence ATGACGGACCTCTTTCCCACGCCCGGCGAAACCCAGACCCATTCGGGGTTCGTGGCCATCGTCGGCAAGCCGAACGTCGGCAAATCCACCCTGCTCAACGCCTTTCTGGGCACCAAGGTCGCCCCGACCAGCCCCCGCCCCCAGACCACCCGGCGGGGCGTACGCGGTATCTACACCACCGAAGACCGGCAGCTCGTGTTCGTAGACACGCCGGGCGTGCACAAGCCCAAAGACGCCCTGGGCAAGTACATGAACAACGAGGTCCACAGCGCCCTGGCCGATGTGGACGCGGTCGTGTGGGTCGTGGACCTGCGCCACCCGCCCACCGACGAGGACCGTCTGGTGGCCCACCAGGTGCGCGACCTGCCCAAGCCCCTGTTTCTGGTGGGCAACAAGACCGACGCCGCCAAATACCCCGACGAGGCCATGAAGCTGTACGCGGCGCTGCTCGAAGGCCGCACGGCCGACCTGAGCGAAATGAGCCTCTCGGCGCAGAACAGCACCGGCAGTGTGGCGGCGCTGCGCGAGCAGATTCTGGAACTGCTGCCCGAGAACCCCTTCTTCTACCCGCAGGGCGGCGCTTCGGACCAGTCGCGCGAGATGTGGGCGGCCGAGATCATCCGCGAGGAAGCCATGAAGAAGCTGCGGGACGAGCTGCCCTACGCCGTCGCCACCCGCGTGAACACCTGGACCGAGCGCCAGGACGGCCTCCAGCGCATCGAGGGCGAGATCGTGGTCGAGAAGAACGCCCACAAGGGCATGGTGATCGGCGCGGGCGGCAAGCAGCTGCGCGAGATCGGGCAGGCGGCCCGCAAGCAGCTCGAGGTCTTCCTCAACCGCAAGGTCTACCTGGGCCTGGAAGTCATCGTGATTCCCGGCTGGCGCGAGGACGAGGAAGCCCTGCGCGAACTGGGCTACGAGTAA
- a CDS encoding metallophosphoesterase, whose translation MTQPVSDQPPSPALTGSTSLDRVPTRRVLVVADHTHPFVYREGFPQGLPAVDLVLAAGDLSGSYLEFLASKLPVPVVYVHGNHENEYVTEDDKRVPPRGVVAAHGRVVEAAGLRVAGWGGVPRYRVGGKGQYSDREARWGLGRLAWKARRGVDILLTHAPPEGPHAGSDYAHRGCAELNRFMLRRRPRLVVHGHIHEYEGKKFDYTDEASGARVVNAYGYHVLDVPVGGGEAGG comes from the coding sequence ATGACCCAGCCTGTTTCCGATCAGCCCCCCTCGCCCGCCCTCACGGGGTCCACGTCACTGGACCGCGTGCCCACGCGCCGGGTGCTCGTGGTGGCCGACCACACGCACCCTTTCGTGTACCGCGAGGGCTTTCCGCAGGGGTTGCCGGCGGTGGACCTCGTGCTGGCGGCGGGCGACCTGTCCGGGTCCTACCTGGAATTTCTGGCGAGCAAGCTGCCGGTGCCGGTCGTGTATGTTCACGGCAACCACGAGAACGAGTACGTGACCGAGGACGACAAGCGGGTCCCTCCCCGCGGCGTCGTGGCGGCGCATGGCCGCGTGGTCGAGGCCGCCGGACTGCGCGTCGCCGGGTGGGGCGGCGTGCCGCGTTACCGCGTGGGCGGCAAGGGCCAGTACAGCGACCGCGAGGCCCGCTGGGGGCTGGGGCGACTTGCCTGGAAGGCGCGCCGGGGGGTGGACATCCTCCTCACGCACGCGCCGCCCGAGGGACCGCACGCCGGCAGCGACTACGCCCACCGGGGCTGCGCCGAGCTCAACCGGTTCATGCTGCGCCGCCGGCCCCGGCTCGTCGTCCACGGTCACATCCATGAGTACGAGGGCAAGAAATTCGACTACACCGACGAAGCCAGTGGCGCCCGGGTCGTGAACGCCTACGGGTATCACGTCCTGGACGTGCCGGTCGGGGGAGGGGAGGCCGGCGGCTGA
- a CDS encoding alpha/beta fold hydrolase, translating to MTGFDPDAAPTDPAHEDDTFFEERLNGADLYFEVVGPPESPDPALVFLHGGPGYNSYSFRSLFGDRLAEAMPERRVVYLDQRGAGRSGPLEDTDQGGDTLDLDTLVGDLEAVREFLELDRIVPLGHGFGALIALEYARRYPLRAARVIVVNPWVHFPGLALTLLEEASALSGTEVEDPADDVRSASADGEHAPVGAARIEAAFSRLNARDLLNALQFRDPQSRMHLEFADTEGQLIGGGEVQQALVNQGLWEFEYPPFLQEIRRPVFVIAGAHDRTSYPEQVGWVADLAGGDVTVLDTGHYPWLDDEDAFAEALEEALTR from the coding sequence ATGACCGGTTTCGACCCCGACGCTGCCCCGACCGACCCTGCCCACGAGGACGACACCTTCTTCGAAGAGCGCCTGAACGGCGCCGATCTCTACTTCGAGGTGGTGGGCCCCCCCGAGAGCCCTGACCCGGCGCTCGTCTTTCTGCACGGGGGACCGGGCTACAACAGCTACTCCTTCCGCTCGCTGTTCGGTGACCGGCTGGCCGAGGCGATGCCGGAGCGCCGGGTCGTGTACCTCGACCAGCGCGGGGCGGGGCGCAGCGGTCCCCTGGAGGACACCGACCAGGGCGGAGACACCCTGGACCTCGATACCCTGGTCGGTGACCTGGAGGCCGTGCGTGAATTTCTGGAGCTCGACCGCATCGTGCCGCTGGGCCACGGCTTCGGGGCACTGATCGCACTGGAGTACGCCCGGCGCTACCCGCTGCGGGCGGCGCGGGTCATCGTCGTCAACCCCTGGGTGCACTTCCCTGGGCTTGCTCTGACCCTGCTCGAAGAAGCCTCGGCCCTGAGCGGTACGGAAGTCGAGGACCCGGCCGACGACGTGCGCTCCGCGTCGGCGGACGGCGAACACGCTCCGGTGGGCGCCGCGCGGATCGAGGCGGCGTTTTCGCGCCTCAATGCTCGCGACCTGCTCAATGCGCTGCAGTTCCGCGATCCCCAGAGCCGGATGCACCTGGAATTCGCCGATACCGAGGGCCAGCTCATTGGCGGCGGGGAGGTGCAACAGGCCCTCGTCAACCAGGGCCTCTGGGAATTCGAGTACCCGCCTTTCCTGCAGGAGATCCGCCGCCCGGTTTTCGTGATCGCGGGCGCGCACGACCGCACGAGCTACCCGGAGCAGGTGGGCTGGGTGGCCGACCTCGCGGGCGGCGACGTGACGGTGCTCGACACCGGCCACTATCCCTGGCTCGACGACGAGGACGCCTTTGCCGAGGCGCTCGAAGAGGCCCTGACGCGCTGA